Proteins encoded together in one Penaeus vannamei isolate JL-2024 chromosome 9, ASM4276789v1, whole genome shotgun sequence window:
- the LOC113825306 gene encoding uncharacterized protein (The sequence of the model RefSeq protein was modified relative to this genomic sequence to represent the inferred CDS: added 39 bases not found in genome assembly) has translation MAPVPHSYDLKVSAREASPCQCEEPSKRRWDVALPISRRGSFFQDSFFSDVHDEFDATVRRVLARWRDTDFSLRDCWDDNCRYSDILKRYRQLRSLNLKEEDQAVTVTSDTSGHKIAVDVHDFLDGEVKVKAEGEEVVVEGRLERREKGGSSVSSHSFTRRFSLPPFTDMAAITSVMSSDGILTITAPKMEDQSHQKTTVVPIKLEEAESSSASKTSDKNEASSVENTSEESNCSRKPICETIKKESINIPSRAKEVPTVNSVQPRSVEIDISKECINDDVCGVEKQGNVKTTERTNPDITDESNLVCKELDSTGLEISRQRFWDEFLPITRRGSFFQDSFFSDMHTKFDAAIRKVLNRWSSNELEWTDTWDDVGFHYKDILERYRELRSRHLEENLAVTVTSDKTGHKFVMDVHDFMDGGEVSVKAVNERELVVEGHLEKKEDGSKSSKQFLRRFVVPGDIEVEAVTSVMSSDGVLTVSAPKKKCQRKEAVVPVQLESKEEEAVRAGHGGSPADVLVSPDEAEKKGSSADLLSPTSDDDDEEGYTFIVRRPGNSYGVSFGDDEDSHAWKRESSAGDSRSKCALKSSGLDCESRNLAIVRKGLFADDCCFENVRRNYSQAVRQVLEKANEWSCGSDALDKYRKLRQQKVSLENQAVGVSEDSESHQIVMDVLDFLGGDVTVRLVEGKELLVEG, from the exons ATGGCCCCCGTTCCACACTCGTACGACCTGAAGGTTTCCGCGCGTGAGGCAAGCCCCTGCCAGTGCGAAGAACCGTCCAAGAGAAGGTGGGACGTGGCCTTGCCCATCAGTCGAAGGGGAAGCTTCTTCCAAGACTCGTTCTTCTCGGACGTGCACGACGAGTTCGACGCCACCGTCAGGAGGGTTCTGGCCAGGTGGAGAGACACCGATTTCAGTCTGAGAGATTGCTGGGACGACAATTGTCGGTACAGCGATATTTTGAAACGCTACAGACAACTTCGATCTCTCAATCTGAAGGAGGAGGACCAAGCTGTCACCGTCACATCAGACACATCGGGTCATAAG ATTGCGGTGGATGTACACGACTTCCTGGATGGAGAAGTGAAGGTGAAAGCGGAGggcgaggaggtggtggtggaaggacgtttggagaggagagaaaaaggaggctCATCCGTGTCCTCACACTCCTTCACACGCCGCTTTTCCTTGCCTCCTTTCACCGATATGGCAGCCATCACGTCTGTCATGTCTTCAGATGGCATCCTAACTATAACTGCCCCGAAAATG GAGGACCAGTCTCACCAAAAGACTACTGTTGTTCCCATCAAGCTCGAAGAAGCTGAGAGCTCATCAGCTTCCAAAACTTCGGATAAGAATGAAGCCAGTTCCGTTGAAAATACCAGCGAGGAATCCAATTGCTCACGAAAACCTATCTGTGaaacaataaagaaggaaagcATAAACATTCCAAGTCGTGCCAAAGAAGTACCCACAGTCAACAGTGTTCAACCACGGTCTGTGGAAATTGACATTTCAAAGGAGtgcattaatgatgatgtttgtgGCGTTGAGAAGCAAGGAAATGTTAAAACGACTGAAAGAACAAACCCTGACATCACTGATGAATCAAACCTCGTCTGTAAAGAACTAGACTCGACAGGACTGGAAATTTCTCGCCAAAGATTCTGGGATGAATTCCTACCAATTACTCGAAGAGGAAGCTTCTTCCAGGACTCCTTCTTCTCCGACATGCACACAAAGTTTGACGCCGCCATAAGGAAGGTCTTGAACAGGTGGAGCAGCAATGAGCTCGAGTGGACAGACACTTGGGACGACGTGGGTTTTCACTACAAAGATATCCTGGAGCGATACAGAGAGCTTCGATCCCGTCACCTGGAAGAAAACCTCGCCGTCACTGTCACGTCAGACAAAACAGGTCATAAG TTTGTTATGGATGTTCATGATTTTATGGACGGTGGCGAGGTCAGCGTGAAGGCTGTGAACGAGCGAGAGTTGGTGGTCGAAGGTCacttggagaagaaggaagacggttCCAAGTCCAGCAAGCAGTTCCTTCGGCGCTTCGTTGTTCCTGGAGACATTGAGGTGGAGGCCGTCACTTCGGTCATGTCTTCTGACGGCGTGCTGACAGTTTCGGCTCCGAAGAAG AAGTGCCAAAGGAAGGAAGCCGTTGTTCCAGTTCAGTTggaaagtaaggaggaagaggcagttcGCGCCGGTCACGGAGGAAGCCCGGCAGATGTGCTCGTGTCTCCAGACGAAGCCGAAAAGAAAGGCTCATCTGCAGACCTGCTGAGCCCCACGTCAGACGATGACGACGAGGAAGGATACACATTCATCGTGAGACGGCCTGGAAATTCCTATGGCGTTTCCTTCGGGGATGATGAAGATTCACATGCGTGGAAGAGGGAATCCTCAGCGGGGGATTCCAGGAGCAAGTGTGCTTTGAAGAGTTCAGGATTGGATTGCGAAAGCAGGAACTTGGCCATCGTCAGGAAGGGCCTGTTTGCTGACGATTGCTGCTTCGAGAATGTTCGTCGTAACTACAGTCAGGCTGTGAGACAAGTTTTGGAAAAGGCCAATGAATGGTCCTGTGGAAGTGACGCCTTGGACAAGTACAGGAAACTTCGTCAGCAGAAAGTCAGTTTAGAAAATCAAGCAGTAGGTGTCTCAGAGGATTCAGAATCACATCAG ATCGTGATGGACGTGTTGGACTTCCTTGGCGGCGACGTGAC
- the LOC138862656 gene encoding protein lethal(2)essential for life-like, with protein sequence MAPIQKCYDVEDLCPWRELPSVRRILQEVLGHVPSHRSKGKLLPRFVLRQYTARLSTPPSRDVLNRWSDDDLTLTDRRSHSDIMGRYRQLRSRNRKEENQAITVTSDSSSHKIVLDMHDFMGGDVKVKVVGEKELVVEGRMEKEEGRSSMSAHSFRRRFSLPHLTDMTAITSVMSSDGILTITVPEVEEDARQKATVIPVHVEKTENSSRMQNWESSNTSSTASAEATSVQGKSLEVDQEECECARCSLENRCQAKNTQIPLSNASHSRTEEGVSASKQSSSVFTKSSPE encoded by the exons ATGGCGCCCATCCAGAAGTGTTACGACGTAGAAGATCTCTGCCCCTGGCGTGAGCTGCCGTCGGTGCGGAGGATCCTCCAAGAGGTCCTGGGACACGTTCCTTCCCATCGCTCGAAGGGGAAGCTTCTTCCAAGATTCGTTCTTCGCCAATATACAGCACGACTTTCGACGCCGCCGTCAAGGGACGTTCTGAACCGATGGAGTGACGACGACCTCACACTGACGGACCGCAGGAGCCACAGCGACATCATGGGGCGGTACAGACAGCTTCGCTCTCGTAACAGGAAGGAAGAGAACCAGGCCATCACAGTGACTTCAGACAGCTCTAGTCATAAG ATTGTTCTGGATATGCACGACTTCATGGGTGGAGATGTGAAGGTGAAGGTAGTAGGTGAGAAGGAACTGGTGGTGGAAGGAcgtatggagaaggaagagggaagatccTCCATGTCTGCACACTCCTTCAGAAGACGATTTTCCTTGCCTCATCTTACTGACATGACAGCGATCACATCTGTCATGTCTTCGGATGGAATCCTCACAATCACTGTGCCAGAAGTT GAAGAAGATGCACGGCAGAAGGCCACCGTCATTCCCGTCCACGTCGAGAAAACTGAAAATTCCTCAAGAATGCAGAACTGGGAATCTTCTAACACATCTTCCACTGCGTCTGCCGAGGCCACCTCCGTACAAGGAAAGTCCTTGGAGGTGGATCAAGAGGAATGTGAATGTGCAAGATGTTCTTTGGAAAATAGATGCCAGGCTAAGAACACACAGATTCCACTCAGCAATGCATCTCACTCACGGACTGAGGAAGGAGTTTCTGCCTCAAAACAAAGTTCTTCAGTGTTCACAAAATCGTCTCCAGAATGA